One window of the Mytilus galloprovincialis chromosome 14, xbMytGall1.hap1.1, whole genome shotgun sequence genome contains the following:
- the LOC143059104 gene encoding advillin-like isoform X2 produces the protein MANVDAAFRVIDPRSKKSVFHIWRIEKMNVVSVPKEQYGNFYKGDSYIVLSMKEIKGVFDVHIHFWLGSDTTQDEAGVAAYKTVELDDYMGGGPVQHREVEGHESKLFMNYFKPKGGMKYLEGGHASGFNHVEHKFRQRLLHVKGKHHVRVTEAAGMQWSAMNHGDVFILDLGRVLFVWNGKEASVTEKRMGCMHASSLRDERAGKMKTNIIIVEDGTEDKMDPDELKMFSQHLPLNERNEIQSKEAGGSDDKMDRKHVIKLYVCSEDEGTLKVSEVKSGPLSRKDMNSGDSYIIDNGSQGLWTWIGKGSSKKERSEAMRNAIGFINKKGLDPNTSVTRVVEGGEPTDFKCLFRDWPQPKVEGKVYSRNRVAKTIQTKFDATTLHENRQLAAETQMFDDGSGRAEVWRVENFDLVPQEKHHMGKFFGGDCYVIQYSYPHPDNKNHVIYYWQGAKSTTDERGTSALKAVELDDALGGAAVQVRVVQGKEPVHFMAIFDGKMIIFEGGKAGWENGEKSTNGPGDTYMLQVRGTNPLNTKAVQVDLDAESLNSNDVFVIFSKKAIYIWSGKGSTGDEREMAKRIASASPRNPTMVFEGQEKEDFWTCLGGKKPYSSDKKLQEPDSGHPARLFQLSNAAGKFTCDEIPDFAQPDLVEDDVMILDVWDSVYIWIGSGANQQEKKEAARLAQEYIDTDPAGRDPDTPMYMVKQGLEPPTFTGFFGMWDRDMWSKGQSYQELMQHLGDGNEALTLVKASDVNGDFSYDSVPKYPLEQLAVSAEELPSGVDPSCKEIHLSPEDFDRLFKMKYQDFVTKPQWKQQELKKKFGIF, from the exons gatGAGGCAGGTGTAGCAGCCTACAAGACAGTTGAACTGGATGATTATATGGGAGGGGGACCAGTACAACACAGAGAAGTGGAAGGACATGAATCTAAACtgtttatgaattatttcaaaCCAAAAGGAGGCATGAA ATATCTTGAAGGTGGCCATGCTTCAGGATTCAATCATGTAGAACATAAATTCAGACAGAGATTATTACATGTTAAAGGAAAGCATCATGTTAGAGTGACAGAG gCAGCAGGTATGCAGTGGTCAGCCATGAATCATGGTGATGTGTTCATTCTTGATTTGGGTCGTGTGTTGTTTGTATGGAATGGAAAAGAAGCTAGTGTCACAGAAAAACGAATG GGATGTATGCATGCCAGCAGTTTACGAGACGAGAGAGCAGGTAAAATGAAAACCAACATTATCATCGTAGAAGATGGAACAGAAGATAAAATGGACCCAGACGAATTAAAA ATGTTCTCACAACATCTTCCATTAAATGAGAGAAATGAAATTCAATCAAAAGAAGCTGGAGGATCAGATGACAAAATGGACAGGAAACATGTTATCAAATTATATGT GTGTTCTGAAGATGAGGGTACACTTAAAGTATCTGAGGTTAAATCTGGTCCCCTGTCCAGGAAAGATATGAATTCTGGC gACTCCTACATTATAGACAATGGTAGCCAAGGTTTATGGACCTGGATTGGTAAAGGCTCATCAAAGAAAGAAAGATCAGAAGCTATGAGAAATGCAATA GGTTTTATAAATAAGAAAGGGTTAGATCCCAATACTAGTGTAACCAGAGTTGTAGAAGGTGGAGAACCAACagatttcaaatgtttatttAGAGACTGGCCACAACCTAAAGTTGAAGGAAAAGTTTACAGTAGAAATAGAGTTG CAAAAACAATTCAGACTAAGTTTGATGCTACAACACTTCATGAAAATAGACAACTTGCAGCAGAGACACAAATGTTTGATGATGGATCAGGAAGAGCTGAG GTTTGGAGAGTAGAAAACTTTGATTTGGTTCCACAAGAAAAGCATCACATGGGAAAATTCTTTGGAGGAGATTGTTATGTTATCCAATACTCATATCCTCATCCAGATAACAAAAATCATGTTATCTATTATTGGCAG GGAGCAAAATCGACAACAGATGAGAGAGGTACATCAGCACTGAAAGCCGTAGAATTAGATGATGCTTTAGGTGGAGCAGCTGTTcaa GTACGAGTTGTACAAGGGAAAGAACCAGTACATTTTATGGCTATATTTGACGGTAAAATGATAATCTTTGAG GGAGGAAAAGCTGGTTGGGAAAATGGAGAAAAGAGCACGAATGGTCCTGGTGACACATACATGTTACAGGTCCGAGGTACAAATCCCCTGAATACAAAGGCAGTACAAGTGGACTTAGATGCAGAATCACTAAACTCTAATGATGTCTTTGTAATATTCTCTAAGAAAGCTATTTATATCTGGTCAGGAAAG GGTAGTACAGGAGATGAGAGAGAAATGGCCAAGAGAATAGCAAGTGCTTCTCCCAG AAATCCCACAATGGTATTTGAAGGTCAAGAGAAAGAGGACTTCTGGACATGTTTAGGAGGAAAGAAACCATACTCTAGTGATAAAAAATTACAG GAACCTGATAGTGGACATCCTGCTAGATTGTTTCAATTGTCAAATGCAGCAGGTAAATTTACCTGCGATGAAATACCAGATTTTGCACAG CCTGATTTAGTAGAAGATGATGTGATGATATTAGATGTGTGGGATAGTGTTTATATCTGGATCGGCAGTGGTGCTAATCAACAAGAGAAGAAAGAGGCAGCAAGACTAGCACAG GAATACATAGACACAGATCCAGCAGGCAGGGACCCAGACACACCTATGTACATGGTTAAACAAGGATTGGAACCTCCCACTTTTACTGGATTCTTTGGCATGTGGGATAGAGATATGTGGAGC aaaGGACAATCATACCAAGAATTAATGCAACATTTAGGAGATGGAAATGAGGCCTTGACTTTAGTTAAAGCA TCTGATGTCAATGGAGATTTTAGTTATGATTCTGTACCTAAATACCCCCTAGAACAATTAGCTGTGTCAGCAGAAGAACTTCCAAGTGGTGTGGACCCCTCATGTAAAGAG atcCACTTGAGTCCAGAAGACTTTGatagactttttaaaatgaaataccaAGATTTTGTTACAAAACCACAGTGGAAGCAACAAGAATTAAAGAAGAAATTTGGAATCTTTTAA